Below is a genomic region from Desulfurobacterium indicum.
CCCGTTTTTGTCTCAACTTCATAATAGAGAATCTCTATATCGTTACCATAAGCTGCTTTGGCCTTTTCTATCAAGGTTTCCAGATTATCACCTTCCAGAATTTTAACAGACATACCTCCCTGGTCTCCTTCTTACGTTTTTATTTGCAAAAGTTATTATAACCCATTTTCCTCTTTTGCTTTTCTCTGTGCTATTATTTTCGTTGCAGAAGAGTATTCACAGTCGGAGGAATGAACAATGTATGATTTTAAGAATATTGAAGAAAAATGGCAGAAAATCTGGAACGAAAAAAATACGTTTAAATCGGAAGCCGATAAAAAGAAAAAGAAATACTACGTCCTTGAAATGTTCCCCTATCCATCAGGCAAAATACACATGGGTCATGTCAGAAACTATACTATCGGCGATGTCATAGCAAGATTCAAAAGAATGTTTGGATTTAACGTTATCCATCCAATGGGATGGGACGCCTTCGGTCTTCCTGCGGAAAACGCCGCAATTAATAGAGGTGTCCACCCGAAAGATTGGACATTAAGCAACATAAATTACATGAAAAAAGAGCTTAAAAGACTTGGTTTCTCTTACGATTGGGACAGAGAAATAGCAACCTGCCTTCCAGATTATTACAAGTGGAATCAGTGGATATTCCTCAGGATGCTTGAAAAAGGGATAGCTTACCGTGCAAAAACAACCGTTAACTGGTGTCCAAACTGCCAGACAGTTCTTGCAAATGAACAGGTTGACGAAGAAGGTGGATGCTGGCGTTGCGGGACAACAGTAGAGCAGAAAGAGATAGATAGCTGGTATCTGAAAATCACCAACTACGCTGAAGAGCTGCTAAAAGATCTTGAACTTCTAAAAGGTCACTGGCCGGATCCTGTAATAGAAATGCAGAGAAACTGGATAGGGAAAAGCACTGGAGCAAAAATAAAATTTCCGATAAAAGAAAGCGACAGGCCAGAAAGTATAGATGTCATAGAAGTATTTACCACAAGACCTGACACTCTCTTTGGTGTAACTTATCTTGTTTTGGCTCCAGAACATCCACTCGCCGAAAAACTTGCAAAAGAAGAACAGAAAGAAAAAGTAAAAGCTTTCATAGAAAAGATGAGAAGGACCGAAAAGAGGAAAAGAACGACAGGCGAGCTTGAAAAAGAAGGTGTTTTCACAGGTTCTTACGTTATCCATCCCCTAACCGGCGAAGAGATACCTGTCTATCTTGCAAATTTTGTTCTTATGGATTACGGAACAGGTGCCGTCATGTCCGTTCCAGCCCACGATCAGAGAGACTTTGAATTTGCTAAAAAATACAACCTTCCGATAAAAATCGTTATCACACCAGAAAACGAAGAGCTTTTACCAGAAACAATGGAAAAAGCTTACGAGAAACATGGAATAGTCGTAAATTCCGGTAAATTTAATGGAATGAAAAGCACCGATGCAAAGAAAGCAATAACTGAAGAACTTGAAAAGAAAGGTTTAGGAGGAAAAACCGTCCAGTATAGACTGAGAGACTGGAACATTTCAAGGCAACGTTACTGGGGAACGCCTATTCCCGTCATCTACTGTGAAAAGTGCGGAATCGTACCGGTACCGAACGAAGAACTACCAGTTAAACTGCCCGAAAATGTTGAATTCACAGGTGAAGGAAATCCTCTCTCAAAAGTT
It encodes:
- the leuS gene encoding leucine--tRNA ligase; its protein translation is MYDFKNIEEKWQKIWNEKNTFKSEADKKKKKYYVLEMFPYPSGKIHMGHVRNYTIGDVIARFKRMFGFNVIHPMGWDAFGLPAENAAINRGVHPKDWTLSNINYMKKELKRLGFSYDWDREIATCLPDYYKWNQWIFLRMLEKGIAYRAKTTVNWCPNCQTVLANEQVDEEGGCWRCGTTVEQKEIDSWYLKITNYAEELLKDLELLKGHWPDPVIEMQRNWIGKSTGAKIKFPIKESDRPESIDVIEVFTTRPDTLFGVTYLVLAPEHPLAEKLAKEEQKEKVKAFIEKMRRTEKRKRTTGELEKEGVFTGSYVIHPLTGEEIPVYLANFVLMDYGTGAVMSVPAHDQRDFEFAKKYNLPIKIVITPENEELLPETMEKAYEKHGIVVNSGKFNGMKSTDAKKAITEELEKKGLGGKTVQYRLRDWNISRQRYWGTPIPVIYCEKCGIVPVPNEELPVKLPENVEFTGEGNPLSKVESFVNTTCPKCGSPAKRETDTMDTFFDSSWYFLRYCSPKFEKAPFDTEKAEYWMVVDQYIGGIEHAVLHLLYSRFFTKVLRDLGLFKANETHRQYDFFKAGEPFQNLLTQGMVCKRWIKVKTALSVLNISESDDIEKLIEALGGKGETTGKTVGEFLSENRIGSGDNFLLVITHPEIKKYLENPEEILDNLVKEYGELSKMSKSKLNIVNPAEMIERYGADATRLYILFAAPPETEFEWKMEDIDGAYRFLRRVFTFVEENKNLFSKEIKNTELSKVGRDLRRKTHETLKKVTDEFNERFKFNTAIAAIMELFNAISRFKPEKEGDENALKEAIELLIIMLSPVTPHIAEEMWEMTGHKTLISTEKWPEVDEKALVKDEIELPIQINGKVRDRITVAPDIKEEELKKLVFEREKVKKYMEGKELKKFIYVKGRLINVVVK